A window of the Actinobacillus genomosp. 1 genome harbors these coding sequences:
- a CDS encoding SirB1 family protein gives MDDVIEELLKELDLPKVEISPKELQKYLYREMVRLTLLVDDSLTEPQVFGLMSALVKKARYQVNAESDADRIRQLLTLVYQEWGFNCHYQQYFHTDNLLLNKVIRTHSGMPVSVGAIVLYLAASLDLPIYPVNFPTQLILRAEMKDEKGKTTVRFINPWDGSFMPLELLGKWLEGEIGYGTELTPELLRRAKPSELLERVETVFKMALTREGKYEETLRLIEYRLVFSPEDPYEIRDRGMVLASMDCFQAAYEDLSYFIDQCPEDPSAVMLKLEIKGLEQKSKESRLH, from the coding sequence ATGGACGATGTGATTGAAGAATTATTAAAAGAATTAGATCTGCCGAAAGTTGAAATCAGCCCGAAAGAATTACAAAAATATTTATATCGTGAAATGGTTCGCTTAACGTTACTGGTGGATGATTCCTTAACCGAACCGCAAGTATTCGGCTTAATGTCGGCATTAGTGAAAAAAGCACGCTATCAAGTGAATGCCGAATCCGATGCGGACAGAATCCGACAATTGCTTACTTTAGTTTATCAGGAATGGGGATTTAACTGCCATTATCAGCAATATTTCCATACGGATAATCTTTTACTCAATAAAGTGATTCGCACCCATTCAGGTATGCCGGTTTCGGTTGGCGCAATCGTGCTTTATTTAGCGGCGTCGCTCGATTTACCGATTTATCCGGTCAATTTTCCGACTCAGTTAATTCTGCGTGCCGAGATGAAAGATGAGAAAGGCAAAACCACCGTGCGTTTTATTAATCCGTGGGACGGCAGTTTTATGCCGTTGGAATTGCTCGGTAAATGGCTTGAAGGTGAAATCGGCTACGGTACGGAGCTTACTCCCGAATTACTTCGCCGAGCAAAACCGTCCGAATTATTAGAACGAGTGGAAACCGTGTTTAAAATGGCTCTCACTCGTGAAGGTAAATACGAAGAAACCTTACGCTTAATCGAATATCGCTTAGTATTCAGCCCGGAAGATCCGTATGAAATCCGTGATCGCGGTATGGTGCTGGCAAGTATGGATTGCTTCCAAGCTGCTTATGAAGATCTCAGTTATTTTATCGATCAATGTCCGGAAGATCCTTCTGCAGTCATGCTCAAACTCGAAATAAAAGGCTTAGAGCAAAAAAGTAAAGAAAGTCGATTACATTAA
- a CDS encoding glycoside hydrolase family 43 C-terminal domain-containing protein, with the protein MKKIILVTAISLLAACSYNNQTSTTNEPMSAKSFVGSWECRMDGGKIAATSNNVTLTEDGKATYLGKVMLPNDKLLFQYDVKRTGSWSYDNKQLTYKFIDGTITRAHSAEIQQALKTDKKLNATEQKYYEAINNQLAKAEQKPLNIEVSNFASNAFSIKQNIGGTARNGLCVRPTK; encoded by the coding sequence ATGAAAAAAATTATTTTAGTAACAGCCATCAGCTTACTTGCGGCCTGTTCTTACAACAATCAAACTTCTACAACAAATGAACCTATGAGCGCAAAAAGTTTTGTAGGCAGCTGGGAATGCCGTATGGACGGCGGTAAAATTGCAGCAACAAGCAATAATGTAACATTAACCGAAGACGGCAAGGCGACTTATTTAGGCAAAGTAATGCTACCGAACGATAAACTGTTATTCCAATATGATGTAAAACGTACCGGTAGTTGGTCTTACGATAACAAACAACTGACCTATAAATTTATTGACGGCACTATTACTCGTGCGCACAGTGCGGAAATCCAACAAGCATTAAAAACGGATAAAAAGCTAAACGCTACCGAGCAAAAATACTACGAAGCAATTAACAACCAATTAGCCAAAGCGGAACAAAAACCGTTAAATATTGAAGTCAGTAATTTCGCTTCTAATGCGTTTAGTATCAAACAAAATATCGGCGGTACGGCTCGTAACGGACTTTGCGTTCGCCCGACAAAATAA
- the kdsA gene encoding 3-deoxy-8-phosphooctulonate synthase, producing the protein MNNKIVKAGNIEVANDKPFTLFGGMNVLESRDMAMRVCEKYVEVTNKLGVPYVFKASFDKANRSSIHSYRGPGMEEGLKIFQELKDTFGVSIITDVHEIYQCKPVAEVVDIIQLPAFLARQTDLVEAMARTGAVINVKKPQFLSPGQMGNIVEKIAECGNENVILCDRGTNFGYDNLVVDMLGFNIMKKVSKGCPVIFDVTHSLQCRDPFGAASGGRRDQVTELARSGMAIGLAGLFLEAHPDPNNAKCDGPSALPLSKLEAFVSQMKAIDDLVKSFEEIDTSN; encoded by the coding sequence ATGAACAACAAAATCGTAAAAGCCGGCAATATTGAAGTGGCGAATGACAAGCCGTTTACTTTATTCGGTGGTATGAACGTATTAGAAAGCCGTGATATGGCAATGCGTGTCTGTGAAAAATACGTAGAAGTCACTAACAAACTCGGCGTGCCTTATGTATTTAAAGCGTCTTTCGATAAAGCGAACCGCTCGTCAATTCACTCTTACCGTGGCCCAGGTATGGAAGAAGGTTTAAAAATCTTCCAAGAATTAAAAGATACGTTCGGCGTGAGCATTATTACTGACGTACACGAAATTTATCAATGTAAACCGGTTGCGGAAGTGGTGGATATTATCCAGTTACCGGCGTTCTTAGCTCGCCAAACGGACTTAGTCGAAGCAATGGCACGTACCGGTGCAGTAATTAATGTGAAAAAACCACAATTTTTAAGCCCGGGTCAAATGGGTAATATCGTAGAAAAAATTGCGGAATGCGGTAACGAAAACGTGATTCTTTGCGACCGTGGTACCAACTTCGGCTACGATAATTTAGTGGTGGATATGCTTGGCTTTAACATTATGAAAAAAGTATCGAAAGGCTGTCCGGTCATTTTTGACGTGACTCACTCTCTACAATGCCGTGACCCGTTCGGTGCAGCATCAGGTGGTCGCCGTGATCAAGTAACTGAATTAGCTCGTAGCGGTATGGCGATCGGTTTAGCCGGTTTATTCCTTGAGGCGCATCCGGATCCGAATAATGCAAAATGTGACGGTCCGTCAGCCTTACCGTTATCAAAATTAGAAGCATTCGTTAGCCAAATGAAAGCGATTGACGATTTAGTTAAATCATTCGAAGAAATTGATACATCAAACTAA
- the lolE gene encoding lipoprotein-releasing ABC transporter permease subunit LolE, with amino-acid sequence MNTPFFISWRYQRGKQKSRLVSLISLFSSIGIALGVAVLIIGLSAMNGFERELNQRVLSVVPHAELYSYHGNENAPIQAGKKLENLANSNPNVTASSPFVSFTGLIENGTQLKIAQVRGVDPVKQDKVSSLSHYIPSEQWQAFHQQGGLILGAGIAKDLEVAAGDEVTLLLPQPTEDGKLAQPLRFSLPVTGVLKLEGQLDHSYALLPIEKAQELLEYQPNEYSGIELALKEPFKVQELQMPELANFNQPLYLNTWIEKFGYMYNDIQLVRTVMYIAMVLVIGVACFNIISTLIMAVKDKQGDIAIMRTLGANNSFIKRIFLWYGLLSGMKGALAGIILGVILSLNLTAMIKAIEGFFGIKLLSDGVYFVDFLPSELHWQDVAYVLIATIVLSLFASLYPATRAAKLEPAKVLSGH; translated from the coding sequence ATGAATACCCCTTTTTTTATTAGCTGGCGTTATCAACGAGGCAAACAAAAAAGTCGGCTGGTTTCGTTGATCTCACTATTTTCCAGTATTGGGATTGCACTTGGTGTAGCGGTGTTAATTATCGGCTTAAGTGCGATGAACGGTTTCGAGCGGGAACTAAATCAGCGGGTGCTTTCCGTTGTTCCGCACGCTGAACTGTATTCCTACCATGGTAATGAAAATGCCCCGATACAAGCGGGTAAAAAACTGGAAAATCTTGCAAATAGTAATCCGAATGTGACCGCTTCTTCGCCTTTTGTCAGCTTTACCGGCTTGATTGAAAACGGTACACAACTAAAAATCGCCCAAGTTCGAGGCGTTGATCCGGTTAAGCAAGATAAAGTCAGTTCACTTAGCCATTATATTCCGAGTGAACAATGGCAAGCGTTCCATCAACAAGGCGGTTTAATTCTTGGTGCCGGTATTGCTAAAGATTTGGAAGTCGCCGCCGGCGATGAAGTCACGCTATTATTGCCGCAGCCAACCGAGGACGGTAAATTGGCTCAACCGTTACGTTTCAGCTTACCGGTAACCGGCGTACTAAAATTGGAAGGGCAACTGGATCATAGCTATGCGTTATTGCCGATTGAAAAAGCCCAAGAGTTATTGGAATATCAACCGAATGAATATTCGGGCATTGAGCTGGCATTAAAAGAACCATTCAAAGTACAAGAACTGCAAATGCCGGAACTCGCCAACTTTAATCAACCGCTGTACCTCAACACTTGGATTGAAAAATTCGGCTATATGTATAACGATATTCAGCTGGTTCGCACCGTGATGTATATTGCAATGGTATTAGTGATCGGCGTGGCGTGTTTTAATATTATTTCTACGCTGATTATGGCAGTAAAAGATAAGCAAGGTGATATTGCGATTATGCGCACACTTGGTGCGAATAATAGTTTTATCAAACGTATTTTTCTGTGGTACGGTTTATTGTCCGGTATGAAAGGAGCGTTGGCAGGGATTATACTCGGCGTGATACTTTCGTTAAATTTAACCGCAATGATTAAAGCGATTGAAGGATTTTTCGGGATCAAATTGTTATCGGACGGTGTTTACTTCGTAGATTTCCTACCAAGTGAATTACATTGGCAAGATGTCGCTTATGTGTTAATCGCCACCATTGTGTTAAGTCTATTCGCCAGCCTCTATCCGGCAACCCGAGCGGCAAAATTAGAACCGGCAAAAGTGTTAAGCGGTCATTAA
- the prmC gene encoding peptide chain release factor N(5)-glutamine methyltransferase yields MNYTQWLEQAIKALNANIARDPYLNPKTDANLLLQAVTKRSKSAIFAFGETELNQTELTELEQLLTRRLQGEPMAYILGEKEFWSLPLKVSPHTLIPRPDTERLVEVALDWAYKRLEIQQTLRILDLGTGTGAIALALASELGNNVQILGVDFKAEAVQLAETNRQNLGFSNVSFLQSDWFSALENRQFDLIVSNPPYIDKQDENLQYGDVRFEPLSALVAEQNGLSDLQKIIENAPLYLLDNGALMLEHGWQQAQAVQQIFQQYQWDEIESFQDYGGNDRLTKAVRKAK; encoded by the coding sequence ATGAACTATACTCAATGGCTTGAACAAGCAATAAAAGCACTTAATGCCAATATTGCCCGAGATCCTTACCTGAACCCTAAAACCGATGCGAATCTACTTTTGCAAGCGGTCACAAAACGCTCAAAATCTGCAATTTTTGCATTTGGTGAAACAGAACTGAATCAAACCGAATTGACGGAGCTTGAGCAACTATTAACTCGTCGTTTGCAAGGCGAACCGATGGCGTATATTTTAGGTGAAAAAGAATTTTGGTCATTGCCATTGAAAGTTTCACCGCATACGTTAATTCCTCGTCCGGATACGGAACGTTTGGTTGAAGTCGCTTTGGATTGGGCTTACAAGCGGTTGGAAATCCAGCAAACTTTACGAATCTTAGATCTCGGCACGGGAACAGGCGCTATCGCCTTAGCATTGGCTTCGGAACTTGGCAATAATGTACAAATTCTCGGTGTGGATTTTAAAGCGGAAGCGGTGCAACTTGCCGAAACCAATCGCCAAAATTTAGGTTTTAGCAACGTAAGTTTTTTACAAAGCGATTGGTTTTCCGCTCTTGAAAATCGACAATTTGATCTTATTGTCAGTAATCCGCCCTATATTGATAAACAAGATGAAAATCTACAATACGGCGATGTACGATTCGAACCACTCTCTGCATTGGTTGCCGAACAAAACGGTTTGAGCGATTTGCAAAAAATTATCGAAAACGCACCGCTTTACTTATTAGATAATGGTGCGTTAATGCTCGAACACGGTTGGCAACAAGCTCAAGCGGTTCAACAAATTTTTCAACAATATCAATGGGATGAGATCGAATCATTCCAAGATTACGGCGGTAATGACCGCTTAACTAAAGCAGTAAGAAAGGCAAAATAA
- the nirK gene encoding copper-containing nitrite reductase yields the protein MKKSLITLCFAAFLAGVPLMAEQPNVENLDLIPVANLPTVEAELTVAPNVPKPLARNTPAKVVVKLETLEKVMEIEKGVKFKYWTFNGSTPAPFIRVREGDMVEVQVSNPANGKMAHAVDFHSAAAPDGGAKASLTEIGKQTTFAFRAMSPGLYLYHCGADPVSVHLGKGMFGLMLVEPKEGLPKVDKEFYLMQNEFYVKDGANPELKIFDMGKASYELPDYVVFNGKVGSTTGENALKAKVGEKVRLFVGNAGPNKISSFHLIGKPFDTVYVEGGSLKNHHVQTTLIPAGGVTVVEMEMKVPGEYTFIDHSIFRTDKGAKGKLIVEGEENPEIYTGKTKEQKYDKVNPDADIDAGYVH from the coding sequence ATGAAAAAGTCCCTTATTACTCTCTGTTTTGCAGCATTTTTAGCTGGCGTTCCGCTAATGGCAGAACAGCCAAACGTAGAAAATCTTGATTTAATTCCGGTTGCAAATTTACCGACGGTGGAGGCGGAATTAACCGTTGCACCGAATGTACCTAAGCCGTTAGCACGTAATACGCCGGCAAAAGTCGTGGTAAAACTAGAAACTTTAGAAAAAGTGATGGAAATCGAAAAAGGCGTGAAGTTTAAATATTGGACGTTTAACGGCTCAACACCGGCACCTTTTATTCGAGTGCGTGAGGGCGATATGGTGGAAGTACAAGTTTCCAATCCGGCAAACGGTAAAATGGCGCATGCGGTTGATTTCCATTCTGCCGCCGCACCGGACGGTGGTGCAAAAGCAAGTTTAACTGAAATCGGTAAACAAACCACATTTGCCTTTCGGGCGATGTCACCAGGATTATATTTATACCATTGCGGTGCTGATCCGGTTTCGGTGCATTTGGGCAAAGGGATGTTCGGTTTAATGCTGGTGGAGCCGAAAGAGGGCTTACCGAAAGTTGATAAAGAATTTTATTTAATGCAAAACGAATTTTATGTGAAAGACGGTGCAAATCCCGAGCTGAAAATTTTCGATATGGGCAAAGCCAGCTATGAATTACCCGATTATGTGGTGTTTAACGGTAAAGTCGGTTCGACCACCGGCGAAAATGCTTTAAAAGCGAAAGTCGGCGAGAAAGTCCGTTTGTTTGTCGGTAATGCCGGACCAAATAAAATTTCTTCATTCCATTTAATCGGTAAGCCGTTTGATACGGTCTATGTTGAAGGCGGTTCGCTTAAAAACCATCACGTACAAACGACATTGATTCCGGCAGGCGGTGTTACTGTGGTTGAAATGGAAATGAAAGTACCGGGCGAATATACCTTTATAGATCACAGTATTTTTAGAACCGATAAAGGGGCAAAAGGCAAGTTAATTGTTGAAGGCGAGGAAAATCCGGAAATTTATACCGGTAAAACCAAAGAACAAAAATACGATAAAGTTAATCCGGATGCGGATATTGATGCCGGTTACGTGCATTAA
- a CDS encoding lipoprotein-releasing ABC transporter permease subunit, with the protein MNLTTLFIAFRYWRSKSADRFGRLVTNLASFGIVLGVMALVIVLSVMNGLENMQKRNLLSTLPHAIVLPQEGHFDKNQSLSLPAFASKSVAINKTNVIIQSQQGINAGQLLGVENENDDPMLIGEAVKTLLPQGEFNVLIGSRLANKLNIGKGEKIRLMITENSQYTPMGRVPVQRLFNVVGIYHTNNEASEYTLFANLADVGRLLRITEDQVQGMRLYLQDPFQVTELGQYFAADNYKISDWREQKGEFFQAVRMEKNMMGLLISLIIIVAISNIVTSLSLMVVDKQGEIAILQTQGLTKRQVTQIFIFQGAIVGVIGSILGGIIGTIITLNLDEIVALLNPNIHLPTLISPMQVATIIVTSIVLSLVCTLYPAYRAAKIEPAQALRYE; encoded by the coding sequence ATGAATTTAACAACTCTTTTTATTGCCTTTCGTTATTGGCGTTCCAAAAGTGCCGACCGGTTCGGGCGTTTGGTGACCAACTTAGCAAGTTTCGGGATCGTACTTGGCGTAATGGCATTAGTGATCGTGCTGTCGGTAATGAACGGTTTGGAGAATATGCAAAAGCGCAATTTACTTTCAACGCTGCCGCACGCCATTGTGTTACCACAAGAAGGACATTTCGATAAAAATCAATCGCTTAGCTTACCGGCATTTGCCAGTAAAAGTGTGGCGATTAATAAAACGAATGTGATTATCCAAAGCCAGCAAGGGATCAACGCCGGTCAGTTACTTGGTGTTGAGAATGAAAATGACGATCCAATGTTGATTGGCGAAGCTGTTAAAACGCTCTTACCTCAAGGTGAATTTAACGTATTGATCGGCTCACGTCTTGCTAACAAGTTAAATATTGGTAAGGGCGAAAAAATCCGCTTAATGATTACTGAAAACAGCCAATATACACCGATGGGACGTGTACCGGTTCAGCGTTTATTTAATGTGGTTGGTATTTATCATACAAATAATGAAGCGAGCGAATATACCCTTTTCGCCAACCTTGCTGATGTTGGTCGTTTACTGCGGATAACCGAAGATCAAGTGCAAGGTATGCGTCTATATTTGCAAGATCCTTTCCAAGTTACCGAACTTGGTCAATATTTCGCTGCAGATAACTACAAAATTAGTGACTGGCGAGAACAAAAAGGCGAATTTTTCCAAGCGGTTCGTATGGAAAAAAATATGATGGGTTTATTAATCAGCCTGATCATTATCGTTGCCATTTCCAATATCGTAACCTCACTTAGTCTGATGGTGGTGGATAAACAAGGTGAAATCGCCATCTTACAAACCCAAGGTTTAACTAAACGACAAGTGACACAAATTTTTATTTTCCAAGGTGCGATTGTCGGCGTAATCGGTTCGATTTTGGGTGGCATTATCGGTACGATTATCACGCTCAATTTGGATGAGATTGTGGCATTACTCAATCCGAATATTCATCTACCGACACTGATTTCGCCAATGCAGGTAGCAACCATTATCGTGACTTCGATTGTGTTGTCATTGGTTTGTACCCTTTATCCGGCATACCGAGCGGCAAAAATCGAACCGGCTCAAGCATTGAGATACGAATAG
- the lolD gene encoding lipoprotein-releasing ABC transporter ATP-binding protein LolD, producing the protein MTELLRCENISKFYDEGNQKVQVLKDVSFSMNSGELVAIVGSSGSGKSTLLHTLGGLDQPSSGEVWIKQQSLQKLSANKLAQLRNQNLGFVYQFHHLMADFTALENVMMPMLIGNQNKSEARDRAEKMLQAVGLSHRITHRPSALSGGERQRVAIARALVNHPSLVLADEPTGNLDQKTTESIFDLLKQLNTEQNIAFLLVTHDLNLANKLARRFVMRDGVLSEAD; encoded by the coding sequence ATGACCGAATTATTACGCTGTGAAAATATCAGCAAATTTTATGATGAGGGCAACCAAAAGGTGCAAGTCCTCAAAGACGTTTCATTTTCGATGAATAGCGGTGAATTAGTCGCGATTGTCGGCTCATCCGGTTCAGGCAAAAGCACCCTATTACATACGCTTGGCGGTTTAGATCAACCGAGTTCCGGCGAAGTTTGGATCAAACAACAATCGCTACAAAAATTAAGTGCGAATAAACTGGCGCAACTGCGTAACCAAAATCTCGGTTTCGTTTACCAATTCCATCACTTAATGGCGGATTTTACTGCGCTTGAAAATGTGATGATGCCAATGCTAATCGGTAATCAAAATAAAAGTGAAGCACGCGATCGAGCCGAAAAAATGCTACAAGCGGTCGGATTATCGCACCGAATTACCCATCGTCCCTCAGCACTTTCCGGTGGTGAACGCCAACGTGTCGCGATTGCCCGTGCATTAGTTAATCATCCGTCACTCGTGTTAGCCGATGAGCCGACCGGTAACCTCGACCAAAAAACCACCGAAAGTATTTTTGATCTGCTCAAACAACTGAATACCGAACAAAATATTGCGTTTTTGTTGGTTACTCACGACTTAAATCTGGCAAATAAATTAGCTCGCCGCTTTGTGATGCGAGACGGCGTATTAAGTGAGGCGGATTAA
- a CDS encoding 2-hydroxyacid dehydrogenase, producing the protein MTALNIVFLDKTGVPTHEIPRPSFPHTWTEYDSTDSSQTFERAKDADIIVTSKVLLGRELLAQLPKLKLIAITATGTNNVDLVAAKELGIAVKNVTGYSTTTVPEHVLGMIFALKHSLIGYHRDQITSDRWATCGQFCYVDHPVTDIRGSTLGIFGKGNTGSEVARLAQAVGMKVIFAEHKGATEIREGYTAFEEVFKQADIISLHCPLTDSTQNLINAETLALMKPTAYLINTGRGPLVDEAALLAALEQGKIAGAALDVLVKEPPEKDNPLMQAAKRLPNLLITPHVAWASNSAVTTLVNKVTQNMEEFVLNGK; encoded by the coding sequence ATGACTGCACTTAATATCGTTTTTCTGGATAAAACCGGTGTGCCTACCCACGAAATCCCTCGCCCTTCCTTTCCTCATACTTGGACGGAATACGACAGTACCGATTCTTCACAAACCTTTGAGCGTGCTAAAGATGCGGATATTATTGTCACTAGCAAAGTATTACTCGGCAGAGAATTACTGGCTCAATTACCGAAACTGAAATTAATTGCGATTACCGCCACCGGTACCAATAATGTTGATTTAGTCGCGGCGAAAGAGCTGGGTATTGCAGTAAAAAACGTAACCGGCTATTCCACCACAACGGTGCCGGAACACGTTTTAGGCATGATTTTTGCGCTGAAACACAGCTTAATCGGTTATCACCGTGATCAAATCACCTCGGATCGTTGGGCGACTTGCGGACAATTCTGCTATGTCGATCATCCGGTAACCGATATTCGTGGCTCAACCTTAGGTATTTTCGGCAAAGGCAACACCGGTTCGGAGGTGGCTCGCTTAGCACAAGCGGTTGGAATGAAAGTCATTTTTGCAGAACACAAAGGTGCAACTGAAATTCGCGAAGGTTATACCGCTTTTGAAGAAGTGTTTAAGCAAGCAGATATTATTTCATTACATTGCCCGCTCACCGATTCAACTCAAAACCTGATTAACGCCGAAACCTTGGCATTAATGAAACCGACCGCTTATTTAATCAATACCGGCAGAGGCCCGTTAGTGGATGAAGCAGCATTATTAGCGGCTTTAGAACAGGGCAAGATTGCCGGTGCGGCGCTGGACGTATTAGTCAAAGAACCGCCGGAAAAAGACAATCCGTTAATGCAGGCGGCAAAACGTTTACCGAACTTATTAATTACCCCGCACGTTGCGTGGGCAAGCAATTCGGCGGTTACCACTTTAGTGAATAAAGTGACGCAGAATATGGAAGAATTTGTACTCAACGGAAAATAA